The DNA window CTGTCAAGTCTTAAAAACTTATTTCTGATCTCTTTCAACAGATCTCTAGGTTCAAAGGGGCTGAATTACGGGTTAATAAAAGTAAGAGGCGAGTGAAACAGCGGAATGACAATCCCAAGGGACAAATGACCTCCTCCACTGTATTCGTGGCTCAGGAATGAAGGAAATCTGGGTTCCCAATCTAGCAAAGTTCAAGGCCCCAAACTAAGTCACACGAAGCCTTTAGGACCCTTCCGGGCTCCCTGCTCGGCCCCgcacccccatcctctccctccgcgcctcctcttcctcacccgGTCACTGCACGGGCCACGGGGGCGCGAACTAACTCACCTCCCAAGCCGCGGTCTCTGAGATCCCGGAactggggggctggaggaggggggTGATTTACTTAAGAGACGAGGGGACCACATCCTCTACCAGGggtgcccaccccaccccaacgcCCCTTCCCGGCCCCCACGAAGCTCGGAGACCTGCTCCTCCCACCATAGCGGCCGCGGGCTTTGTCTGCTCCGCGAGCGCTCTCCCGGAGGCCTGAGCCTGTGGACTCCGCGATCGcgcggggaggagggaggacactgCAGCCACGCGGCCGCTCCGCCCCGGCCCTCATTACCATAAGAAAAAGGCCCGGGACCCGCGGGGCCGGGGAACGACGTCTTTCCACGCCCGCTCCCTTCCCGCATACCGCCGGCTCCTGAAAATTCCCGGACCACGACTCCCAGCCCACCCGAGGCTTTGCCGGTGAGCGGTAGGCAGAGCCCGAGGGGCGCATCCCCTCCTTGCCCGAATTCGTCCCCGCGCCCGAGGGCGGGAAACTACAACTCCCGGCATGCCCCGGGCGCCCCCGGCGCGCCCCCCTCCCGTCAGTTCCATGCTGCTCCATCCagttcatttaaaacaaaagagtTTGAGCGCTGGAAGGGGCTGGGCTCTATTGGGGGCCACTGAGCGACGCTCCGGGACTGGGGCTCGGTGCGGGAGCCTAAGGGGGCGTCTGCTCGGCGGAGGGTAGAGACTCCGAGGCGGAGGGGTGGGGGCCAGGGCccgcagccccccaccccaccccgtcaCCCCGGAGGAGAGGAGATCTGCTTTCTTGGTTTTGCTtcttttcccccacccccacccggggGCTGGGGCGAGGGGAGTCAGGTTACAGGGTGCTTGGGGAGGGGGGCTTAGGGGTGGGTCTATCTTTCTATCTCgctttcttcccccctccccagctctttgttccccctccccacacaccccctcctctcctctcccctcccctcctctctcctcttctcccttccaccacctctctctctctccctctctctctcccccagctttTGTTTCGCCATGCCTAGTCTAGTGGTATCTGGAATAATGGAAAGAAATGGGGGCTTTGGAGAACTAGGATGTTTCGGGGGAAGCGCTAAGGACCGAGGGCTGCTGGAAGACGAGCGCGCCCTTCAGCTGGCTCTTGATCAACTCTGCCTCCTGGGTTTGGGGGAGCCCCCCGCCCCCACGGCGGGCGAGGacgggggaggtggggggggcggCGCCCCCGCGCAGCCGGCCGCCCCCCCGCAGccggccccgccgccgccgcccgcggcGGCCCCGGCCGCCCCGAGCGCGGCCCCCGCGGCGCAGACGCCCCAGCCCCCCACCGCCCCCAAAGGGGCGAACGACGCCAAGCTCTGCGCGCTCTACAAAGAGGCCGAGCTGCGCCTGAAGGGCAGCAGCAACACCACGGAGTGCGTTCCCGTGCCCACCTCCGAGCACGTGGCCGAGATCGTGGGCAGGCAAGGTAAGCGGGCGTCCCGACACCGCGAGGGTTGGAGTGGGGGCTTGCCGTCCCCGGCGCCGAAAGTTCACCGCTTCCCTCTTTGCCCGCCTCTGGCTCTGTCCCTTCCCGACAAAGGGGGCCCCGCCCCCTGCCCAGATTCCAAGTGCCACAAAGTTCCCTGCTACCCCTGGTCGGGACGGTTCTCGGGACCCTTCCTCCCCTGGGGCTCCGCCCGTAGACAAAGAAATATCCTGGAactgggaaaggaaaggggagggggagctgcCTCCCAATCCCGGGGTCTGTGCGGAGGGGGTGTCGGCTCCCGGCTGGAAGGACTGACGGAATGTGCAATTACTTGGAAGTCTCTACTCTGGTATCTGCTTGTAGACTGGGGAGGGGGCACTCCTGGGACCTTCTGTGGTTGGAGTTGGGGACTCTAAGGGAGACCCGGTCCATGAAGCCCGACTGAGGATCTGTCTCTTTGTTGGGCTGAGTGTAGGAATGAAAGGGGGTGTGGCCCAGGGGAGGGTCCCAGTCTGGGGAGAGGTGATGAGGGAGCCCTTGGCAGAGAGGGGTTCTGTGGTCGCCTGCAGGCGACCTTGTGTGAGCTCTTGTGTTTGGGGAGGGTGTCTCTGAGGAGGTACCAGCCCTGGCGTGGGCCTCTCCTTCTCGGTCTTGCTTTTGTTCTGGGCTGGCCACGGCCTGGAGCCAGGGGTCTGAAGAGGAGACTCTGAGTGAACGCGTGGGACAGGGCAGGAGGGGCATGTCGGTGAAGGAGCAGAGAAACCTCCACTTGGAAATTGGGTGGTGGGTGCGTGTCTGGGTGTGCTGGGAGGGGTGTTGGATTAAGCCAATGGAGTATGTTACCACACCCTCCTCAGCCCAGCATCCCTGGATGGGTGGGAGTGTTGGTGAGTACCCAAACTGAGCAGCCTGGATCTTGGGGACCCTTCCCCTCCTAGCTTCTCGGGGGCTGGGGGGGGCGGGATTTGGATATTGCAAAGGGGCCGGGCTgagaggtggagtgggggaggagctgtCCCACCGTGGGGAACAATGGAGGGTCTGCATTCCGCGGGAGCAGAGGAGGAGGCCAGTTCCTGGCGGTGGAGGGGAGACAGGCTGGGGCCCCTACTCCGAATCCCACTTCATCCCCCCTAGCATTGGGGCTGGAGGATTTGGAAGGGAGAGCTGAGTGGAGGAGGGGAGCTTGCCACTCCCCTGCACAGCGCCCCCTCCCTCAATCTCTTGGGGTATCTGGTTTAGAAAGTTGGATTTCCCCTCCTTGTCAGAGACACTGGAAATCCAGAGCCTGGAATTGGGTGGGGATATTAATATCTCTACTTGGGTGAGGTCTTGGAAGGCACCAGAATTTAATGGGGTCCTTtttactctttctgccttcttatGAAATGTGTCTGTCCATCATAAAAGTAGAATTCCTCCTATTCAGGGCACACACGACCGCCCTTCCCCATTCCAGAAGTCCACGGAAGTGCTCTCCTGACTCCCCTTCCCCCTGCTGCTGCAGTTTTagtgtttctctgactctggCCTCCTGGAGATGCTGCAGGGCTGCAGATCCCAAGAGGCTGAGGCGCTGGGTTCTCCACCGCCCCGCTCTGGCTTTTCTCCTTAGTCTTCTACCAGAGCTTGTGCTCCCACACTCCCCCACCCTCAAAGATACCTAGCTCCCACTGAAGTTTTGGGATCCAGAACTTAAGAGCCAGAGAGAGCTTAGGTGCCCGTCAGATGGCATGTAAGTAGAGTTGGCCGAACGCACCGTGCTTTGGTCCTCCAAGCCTCACAAATCCAACCGTCATCCACTGCTGTTAAAGCAGCAAGCTGTGGGCTTGACAACAAGTAGGACTTCTTAACTGCCAACAGGTctgagaagaaggggaggggtcAAATTTTCCTTCCTAATACGTTTTAAAGATAGGTCCCTAACCCACCGTGTCCCTCCAATCCCTTAGGGTTAGAAAAGACACTGTTTGGagtggaggaggggaaagaaaaacaagccCCCACGGAGGCCTGCAGTTGAGGGTTGgggcagagtcagaagagtggGCACTTGACTTTGGATTGGTAGTGTGTTgaggaggtgaggaaggacaCACAGCAGGGAGGTGTGCCTGGGGAGCCCAGGGAGTTTGTGAGAATGGGGCAAAGGCCTGGTGTGTATTGATCCACGGTCTGTGTGCTGGGGAAGAGAGACGGGAGAGAGCCCGTGTGCATGGGGAGGGGTATTCTACCCACCCCGAAAGACTGCCTGGACGGCGCGCTCTGCCCACTGCTTCAGTACCCTTAGGTACTCACGCTCCTGTCTGGAGGAGGGGTGAGGGGCTCTGAGGTTCCATGAAGGCAGGCAGGTTCACCCAGCCATTGAGGTCTCCAGCCTTTCCCGACAGGTAGCCCAGCCCTCCTTCttgcccctcctcttctctttgtctcacttttctttctcttcctgcctctctccccaaGCTCCCGGTTCTAACCTGATACTCCTTCAAAGCAGGAGCATGCATGGGTCCAGAAATGCCCAGTTCTCTCAGCCTCCAGTACATCTCAGCCCTGCTCTCAGGGGCAGAGAACAAGAGTACGCGTCCTCTGGATGACACTGTCTTCTACTTCCTCTCCCGTGAAATTCTGTCCTTGACCCCCACCCcgttccctcctctcccccaagtCCCCCACTGAGTCAGGTGCTGCAAACTTTTTAGGATGTGGAGAATCACAGAGATTATGGGGCAGAAGGCATGGGGAGGTCACAGCAGACGGTGGTCAATGTCCCTGGGTGAGCTAGAGGACAGACTCTTTTAATGAATGGAGGTCACATGAGTAGACTGTGGGTTAAGGAGTGCATTGGAGTTTTGAGCAAAGATCAGGAGAGGTGACGGAGAGGTTGGTAACTTGGAAGGGCAGATGCTCAGCGAAGAGTTTGTGAGCAGGTTTTGGGTTAGCCGCTTTTCTGAAAGGTTCTGAAGGAGGTTGTGTTGGAGGAGTGTGTTTGGGAGGCCCCGAATGGTATGCAAGAGAAACTAGTGCATCGATTGATTGGTCAAGTggggtgggctgtgtgtgtggttATGGGGGTGTCACTGGACCAGCTGAAGGGTCCCTGGGAGGCTAGGATTCTGGAGACGATCCCAGTACCCTGTCCTGTGAATTTCTTTCTACTCTGTTCAGGCTGCAAGATTAAGGCTCTGAGAGCCAAGACCAACACCTACATCAAGACTCCTGTGCGAGGTGAGGAGCCGGTGTTCATGGTGACTGGAAGGCGGGAAGACGTGGCCACAGCCCGGCGGGAAATCATCTCAGCCGCTGAGCACTTCTCCATGATAAGAGCCTCACGGAACAAGTCTGGCGCCGCCTTTGGCGTGGCCCCTGCTCTGCCGGGCCAGGTGACCATCCGTGTACGCGTGCCCTACCGTGTGGTGGGACTGGTGGTGGGCCCCAAGGGAGCGACCATCAAACGCATCCAGCAGCAGACCAACACATACATCATCACCCCCAGCCGGGACCGCGACCCGGTGTTCGAGATCACCGGCGCCCCGGGCAACGTGGAACGTGCGCGGGAGGAGATCGAGACGCACATCGCCGTGCGCACCGGCAAGATCCTCGAGTACAACAGCGACGGCGACTTCCTGGCTGGCAGCCCCGACGCAGCGCTGGACAGCCGCTACTCCGATGCCTGGCGGGTGCATGCTCCCGGCTGCAAGCCGCTTTCCACCTTCCGGcagaacagcctgggctgcatcggCGAGTGCGGCGTGGACTCGGCCTTCGAGGCCCCGCGCCTAGGCGATCAGGGCGGGGACTTCGGCTACGGCGGGTATCTGTTTCCGGGCTACGGCGTGGGCAAGCAGGACGTGTACTACGGCGTGGCGGAGACTAGCCCCCCGCTGTGGGCGGGCCAGGAGAATGCCACGCCCACCTCGGTGctcttttctgcctcctcctcctcctcctcttcggcCAAGGCTCGCGCGGGCCCACCTGGCGCACACCGCTCTCCAGCCACCTCTGCGGGGCCGGAGCAGCTGGCCGGGCTCCCTCGGCGGCCGCCTGGAGAGCCACTTCAGGGCTTCTCTAAACTGGGGGCGGGAGGGCTGCGGAgcccaggcggcggcggcggcgggcgggaCTGCATGGTGTGCTTTGAGAGCGAAGTGACAGCCGCCCTGGTGCCCTGTGGACACAACCTTTTCTGCATGGAGTGTGCAGTACGCATCTGCGAGAGGACGGACCCAGAGTGTCCTGTCTGCCACATCACCGCCACGCAAGCCATCCGAATATTTTCCTAAGCTCCCTGTCCCTGGTCTCCTGGGCCCGCTGCCCAGGGTGCTACCCTGGACCTGTAGGGCCTTTTGGAAAATCAGTGACTATAGGGCAAGGTGCTTAGAAATATTCGCtcgctggggtggggagggaggccaGAGTGGCTGGGGCGGGGGCAGCCACTTTCAGAACCTCTGGTTACCCTTTGGGAAGGGGCCAGACCGTACGTTTTACTAGAGTTACAACTCTGATACCTCAACACACCCTTAAATCTGGAAGCAGCTAAGAGAAGCTTTTGTTTAGCCTGAAGTGGCCACCAGGACATCCTGACCTTTCCCTTCTCCTCATCCGTGTGTCATTTTGCCCCTTCCTCTGCGGAGGGGTAAGAGAACACAGGAGGGCGAGAATTGCCAGCCTGTAACTAGAGGTGGTCTTAGTGATCCCCGCTCCTCTGGTCCTGACCTCCCACCTCCTAAGGACCCTTTACCCCCCTCCCCACTCATACCCTGAGTTCCCAACAGTGTAAGGGAGAAGGGGGCCTATCAAAGATCTGGGCAGATATTCTGGGGTGGAGGAGGGTGTCAATCAATAAAGGGCTCACAACTCATCTGTCTTAcaaagctgggctggagagatctGGAAAGAGGGGCTTCTCTTTCCCCTCCAACTTTCTGCTTGGCTTTTCCCCGACTTTTCTTCTGGCTTTGCCCTTcgcttttttctgtttcttcagtccCACTTCCCTGGCTGTCGCTTTCAGTGTCTCTTGCTCCTCTCTGCctgtcttcccttcccccttcctgccCCTTCTAGCCCAGCTTTGGGGATACCATCCTGGGGAGAAGTCTGGAGAACATTTTGatagtaccccccccccccgttcctctTCATGTACTAGACAGCCCTGTCCCCCCACTCCTCCAAAGAATCCGTTCCAGTTCTCGATGGAATGTAGCCGGAGACTCAGTGACAGTTTGAGAGGGGAAACTAATAATGGGGGTACATAAAGGGTTGAAACCCCACCTTTATCATCTATGGGCATTATACTTAGGGAATACTACTTCTGGCCAAAGGAAGGGAAAATGGGAGGCAGGAAAAGTCCTGGGGCAGGAGAAACGTGTCTGGAagggctcccctccccctcacctGCAGTGGCCTACCCCCCTGACCTCTCTGCACCTAGCTGAACCATTATTGAATCCTTATTAGCCACAAATCATGAAGTCTCTGTCTTACGCGCTGGCTGAGGAGAGAGGCCAGATCTTTGGTGAGGGGTCAAGCCGGGGCAAAGCAGGATTGGGGTGCAGCAGGGCCTGTTACGAGAGTCAGGTATTGTGATGGGCCTGGCGCCACTTTGCTGTTCCATTGCTCACTTGTGTCTGTCGACAGCCTCCTACCCTCCTGGTTCCGCTGGCCGGGCCAGGAGAGGCTGGGTGATGGGGAGGCCCAGGAGGCCCAGGAAATGCTTGTATATAGTCGGGTGGGACTACTCTGAGCTCTTCCTGCTCAGGATCCCATTCTTCCTGGATGGAGAAAGGATGTGGGATGAAGGCACAGAGGGGGGTCCGGTCTCTCCTTTGCCTGTCGTGAATTAACTtgcctctcctcagccttcccctccaGACCACCAgcctgggaggggagaggaaggaggtcaCAGCCCAGAAAACTGGCCTGTGGCAGCTTCCCTCCTTCCCACCAATGTGAGCCATCTTGAGATGTCTGTACAatagaaaccaaaccaaatggGCACCCTGGGTTGCCcaggggcagggggtgggagggggtgggaagaaggGATGTCTGTCTGtcgtccccctccccctctccactCCTTACCCACAAAGGCAAAAGACTGTTACCACTAGGGGCTCCCAGATCCAGTCCCACCCTTGCTGAGTGAGCCTTCCCTGGAAACAAGCGCCAAACGCAAACGTGAGCGACAAAGCAGAAACCAAGGGAGTGAGATGGGCGACCAACAGGAGAGGaaacaaaaatagcaaaaaagaaaaaaaagcagttctttataatttaatattctattttaataaaGGCATTTATTACCGTATAAATGTAGCAAAGAACCTGGgctaatatgaaaaaaaagactttttattaggtaatttattatatgaaaaggatattttattttatgataaagtgatccttaaaaaaaaaaaactttagaaggTTTAGAATATATgtagggagagaagaaaaaatacatttgtattcagagttaaatcttaaaaaagtttttaatatatgttcgggtttatgttctttttttttccccccacctttttttggGGAGAAATGTCATTTGCTTTTCTTGGGGGAGCATCCTGGGATGGATGGTggagagaggggatgggggagtcGGTCCCTTCTGGGGCCCCCACCAGTAGATTGGATTTCATTCCGTgggctcccctcctcctccccctcaggGGAGCTGGCGGAGCCAAACAAAGGAAGGGATTAACCAGAAAGGAAGAGGCTTTGGGACTAAGGACTGAGGGTCCTGGGGTGTCCCCTCCTTCTCCTACCCTGTGCCAGGGCCAAGTAAGGAGGGGACAACCAGAACGAACGGAGGCCTAGCAGGCCTGTGGAAACCCTCAGAGGCGTGAGATTTaagagaaatagatttttttttttaaccaaaaagagaagaaaaaaaatgagaagagaaagaaaaaccgaGGGGTTTAAAAGAAGAGAATACtacaaaataattcaaatttatttcatataatcctagagaaagaaaaaagaattactaGTTACTTAGTAGATGATACTCAGATAGCTTAAAGTTTAGTAGCATTGTGGGCCCCGCGCCCAGTAGAATGTATAAAAGTATGGAAAAAAGAATAGAGGCCAGCGGCTGAGCTGCTCTACCCCTGGGGACAGGGTCGGAGCAGGCTGCTAGCAAAGATTGGGAGCTTCCAGTCTGCTGGGGTTGATTCTGAGAATCCTTAGGTTTGTAAGTGTGGGACAAGTACATGAGGGGCTCAGTCCCAGGGTCTTTGCCAGGGTACACACTGGCCATCTGAAGCCAGGTGCGACTGGGCGGAGAGCCTGGCCATCTGGTGAGAAGCCCCTACTCCTcatgcccaccccccacccaaggCAGCTTCTCCCAGGCCACACTGAGGAGGTCCTTGCAGTCACCTCAGTCCATCTTGCTACAGGTTGGTTCCGAGAGTGAGGTGGATAGCGACTCAACCATGAGCATGCACGTGCTTGTCAGCTCGGATTTTCCACAGCCCGAGCAGGGTGGGGGCGGCAATGCAATCTAGTGCTCTTTTCCTTCACATGTGTAGTggggctttgtttttattttttgacacagggtctctagCTCAGTCTGGCCTTAAACAAGCAGCCATCTTGCTGCCTTCAGTTGCTGGGACtacaaggcatgcaccaccaccacactgggctttgtGGAGTCTCAGAGAAAGTTAGATCCCAAGAAACACTTTctactcaggaagtagagggcaGATATTGGCCTGGGAGAACCTACCCCCCAAAGTACAGTGGTGAAAGTGTGCAGGGAGCTTTGGTGACCACAATGCAGCCCTTGTGCGCTAGCCCCCCTCTGTGTTCAAACAGGGATCACCCACATGGCCATATCGCATCACCTTCCCCACGGAAAACTGGAAGCCTAGCTTTTTGCATGTGAGAGATAAGCATTTTTAAGCACTTGCCTTCCATCAGCCCCTgctggcaatgggatcaggatggGGAGAGGCCTCGGCTTCAGTCTGAGCAAGCAGTAAACCAGTGATTGACATGCCACTTCATAACCCTGGAGCCCAAACACATCTCCATCTCCCGATTCACTCTTCTCACCCCATCTAGAGACTAGAGGTCCCCCTGCCCTTTTTTGCCCTAGGACCCTCGATAGTTTGAGATGGTAGCATCTGGGAAAGGGAGAACTTCCCCTTGCCTACCTGAGGGTGAGTGCTTGAGAGgtcaggtgggtgggtggagacagcCCTGGGGCAGGGAAAGATGGTCTCTCCACTGTAGAAAGTAGAATAGGATCGTGGTCAGACTTAATTTGAGGCATCTAGTGACTCGTACAAATCACCAAGGAAGATTTTCAAATGCAAAGTAAAGGTGGGAAATAAAAATGGACCCATGAATAATCAAGTCAAAGTGATGTTGCACACAATGCAGAGAAACCAAGAAGGGGGAGGGTTAATGTATTAAATGTGCTATTGAgaagttaattttattaaaagtattaTTACTTAAGACTTTGTCTTTGACTGTATGACCGGCCGTTGGGTCTTGCGTGGCACTTGCAATGGGGGTGGTAGTACTCTGGCCTGGAAAGCGGGTACCTCCAGGGTTCCCTGCCATCCCTTGCTTAGAGAGCTGTCTCTCGGCTCCCTGGAAAAGATGTTAGAGACAAAATCCTCCCGCTACTCTACCAATTTCAGTTCCTCCCTGTTTAGGGAAAGGACTGGATTGGGTGCTCCCCTCCAGTCTGTGGAACCCTCCTGAGGACATACGCTAGGCTGGCCCTGCTTCCTAGAATCTTTCCCAGCTACCTTGTCTTGCCCCTGGCATTAGAGTGACCTCAGTTCTTGGCACCAGGGCTTTGGGTACCAGATGGTGCTGGAGGacggtttcttttgttttgcctttCAAATACCTCTCCCCTCCACACAATCTTCCATCCCCCACCTGCCCTAAGGGTTGGCAGAGGGAAGGGTGGGCAATTCCTGCCCTCTTGGCCCTGTCCCCAGACCACAGAACTCCAGAAGCAGCCCCTGAGGGGCAGTGGATATGGTGGGGGTGACAGAAAGGGATCAGGGACTCACAGGAGGAGTCAGAGTCGGAAGGGCAGCACAGACAATCCGACAAGGAACAGATGGAAGGCAGCAGGATGGCCAGGCATGATACAAAACAGCTTTATTGGAGGGCCCTAGCCTGTGAGGGGTGTGGACAGATGATAGAGACATGTGGTAGGGCATGATGACCCTGAGTGCTTGTGAACAGGACTCAAGGGTGGGGAGAAGCCCTGCAGTCAGGGTGGAGGGGTACCCGAAGGCAGGGACACGGGGTTGACCATGGCTGAGGTCAAAGGTTAATGCAGCAAGCCTTCTTCTCCCCAGGGCCAGAATCTTGTCCAGCTTGGGCATTACCCAGGGTGATGGCATTGGTCCGGGTGCTGTTCTGCCTCTGCTTGGACACCTTTGCAAAGATCTCTAAGGACAAAGAGCAGTAATCAGGCTGGAAGTTTAATGTCCCACCCCCTTACCATGCCATTTCTGAGCGCAGGTGACCACCCCGGAAAGAGTTTTTGCTGGAAGGAAGTTGTTTTGACACCTGGGTCTTGTCTACCTTCCTGGGTAAACAAGGGACCCAGACTCGGCCCCCTAAAAAAATGAGGTCTTCTGGTTCCTTCCTTCAACTCTAGGATGAGTGGAGGGATGGGAGGCGGGACCAGTGACTGTGAGGAGGCTGGGGGCCTACAGTGGGCTGAGGGCTAGGACAGGGTATTCCACCTGAAACAGTACCCAATGTGTGCAGGGCTCTCACCTTTGAGGACAGTCTCAAAGGCCAGCTCAACATTGGTGGAGTCCAGGGCTGAGGTCTCCAGGAACAGCAGACCATTGTTTTCTGcccagagaggaagcaggcaTTAGTTGTGGATCAATGACAACagtgaaaacatttatttaattctttctgGGTCTTTTTTCTATATGCAAAACCCTTGGTAGAGAGTAGCTTATTTAATCCTTTATACAATCTATAAGGCAGGTTCATTTAGGAAAGTTAAAGCCTAGAAACgcagagagaatgagggagggacTTGCTCCCTGGCCTACGTCCAGTAACTGACCAGGAGGAGGCCAGAGGGTGTCTCCTAAACCACCGCCTTGAGCTGCTCACTGCTCACCCCGGAAGGAAAGCTTCTTGGGAGGCAGTGACTGGAGATGGCCACCAGGAGCCCACAGGGTGGGGGGCTGTCTCAGCTGTGAACAACTGCTACTGAAGGCAGTCTCACAGCAGGGAGTAGGGGGAGACATAGGGGTTCCCAAAAGGCCTGGCAGCAGTGAACCTCATGAGGGGTAGACCGCTCAGGGCCCTAAGTGTCTGCACAATCGAGAAGTCAGACTGCGTGGGAGTAGGCTCTCACCAGCGAACATGCAGGCCTCCTCAGTGGGCACCTCCCGGGCCTGGCTGAGGTCACTTTTGTTCCCCACAAGCATGACAACAATAGTGGCTTCCGCGTGGTCATAGAGTTCCTTGAGCCAGCGTTCCACAACGGCGTAGGTCTGGTGCTTCGTTAGGTCGAATACCAGGAGGGCCCCTACCGCTCCGCGGTAGTACCTGTACGGGGGTCAGAGGAAGGGGTGGACAGAGACTAGATAGGGATGTCAGGCTCAGCCCTAGAGCGTAGTCCTCAAGCTAAATGCCTGACATCGatgtgccagcactcaggaaggaccCCAGCCCTGCAGAGCACTCCAGGCTCCCCTGTGCTGCGGGGATGCTGGTCTCAGTCTTCGCAGCTGCATCTCCCTGCTCCAAACCCCCACCCGCTCCTCAAAGGCACCCAGCTTCCTCAGTCCTCTGCCGGACTTCAGCCCTGCTCACCCACCAATGCCCACGTGGACTCTGGTCAGGTGTGCCCTTGGATCTTCCACTTTGAGTGTCTCCCTCACACAGCTCCTCATCTAGTGTCTTCTCCTGGCATCTTTCCAGGGTGAGCCATATGCCTGCCCCTTGAACCAGTACCTGCCTGAGTTCCTACAGACATTTAGCCTCTTTCTGGAGCCTCTGAGTTCAAAAGGCTGTCTTCAGACTGGTGGCATCTAAttattccttgttttgttttgagacaagaactcaatatgtagcccaggctggattcaaactcaaggcaatcctcctgcttcagctggtATTATAGGTGTGAAACACCATTCGTGGTTTATTCCTAGTTTATTAACATGTCAACCAAGTCTTATAAGAGGTCAAATAAGTAAGagtggtgggtgggtgtggcCCTCGAGTATACATAACAATaacccctgcttcctgcttccagcCTCTTGTGGTTCTATCTTCCACCATACATGATAGACTGACCACATTTCAGACAGCAGGACCTAACACTGGCCAGGAGATGCTGGATATGGTGCCAGAAGGCCTAACTTTCTGAGGCTTTATAAACTGCATATTCTAAGCAGGGGATATGCCTACTGTATGGGAAGCCATAAATTCAGTTCTGAGTATaatacatccatccatccacccaccaatcaatcatcaatcaatcaatcaatcaaccaatctaattttaaaaaatagtgaccagggggctggagagatggctcagaggttaagagcactgactgctcttccaaaggtcctgagttcaattcccagcaaccacatggtggctcacaaccatctgtaatgagatctggtgccctcttctggcctgtaaaaaaaaaaaaaaatagtgaccaggaatggtggtgcacgcctttaatgccagcattgaggaagcagaggcagcagatctctgtgagttccagactagcctggtctacagagtgagttccagaccagccaggactacatagtgagttccaggtttacATGTgagatca is part of the Peromyscus eremicus chromosome 6, PerEre_H2_v1, whole genome shotgun sequence genome and encodes:
- the Mex3a gene encoding RNA-binding protein MEX3A; translated protein: MPSLVVSGIMERNGGFGELGCFGGSAKDRGLLEDERALQLALDQLCLLGLGEPPAPTAGEDGGGGGGGAPAQPAAPPQPAPPPPPAAAPAAPSAAPAAQTPQPPTAPKGANDAKLCALYKEAELRLKGSSNTTECVPVPTSEHVAEIVGRQGCKIKALRAKTNTYIKTPVRGEEPVFMVTGRREDVATARREIISAAEHFSMIRASRNKSGAAFGVAPALPGQVTIRVRVPYRVVGLVVGPKGATIKRIQQQTNTYIITPSRDRDPVFEITGAPGNVERAREEIETHIAVRTGKILEYNSDGDFLAGSPDAALDSRYSDAWRVHAPGCKPLSTFRQNSLGCIGECGVDSAFEAPRLGDQGGDFGYGGYLFPGYGVGKQDVYYGVAETSPPLWAGQENATPTSVLFSASSSSSSSAKARAGPPGAHRSPATSAGPEQLAGLPRRPPGEPLQGFSKLGAGGLRSPGGGGGGRDCMVCFESEVTAALVPCGHNLFCMECAVRICERTDPECPVCHITATQAIRIFS
- the Rab25 gene encoding ras-related protein Rab-25, producing the protein MGNGKDEDYNFVFKVVLIGESGVGKTNLLSRFTRNEFSHDSRTTIGVEFSTRTVMLGTAAVKAQIWDTAGLERYRAITSAYYRGAVGALLVFDLTKHQTYAVVERWLKELYDHAEATIVVMLVGNKSDLSQAREVPTEEACMFAENNGLLFLETSALDSTNVELAFETVLKEIFAKVSKQRQNSTRTNAITLGNAQAGQDSGPGEKKACCINL